The genomic DNA GATTTTCATGGATTTTTCAAGGATAAATGTCTAATTTGATCAAAAGTTCTATATGCCATTTCTGGAGAGAgtgcagtggaaatgttgtCACTTTTGGACTTTGCTACTTGCAGCTAAACATTTGCAGCTAAATAATGTATAATGTAAGCAGAAACTGCAACTGAATGAGGGAATATTTGTCTAAAAACTTAAACTGAACTAGAAGGGTACCAGTGCTCCAGCTTACCATCTTTAcctgagtaaatctgtttgTTGAACAATCTAAATGGTTGATTCAGAAACTTCTGTGACATCAACTTAACTGAGACTCATTACAAATTTCACAAAACACAGTTGAATACTTagttaattagtttttattagttatttttgtttttgttgttacgttaattttaataaaaaataaataaataagtaaataattgtcatggtccccgtgcctGCCCAGCCGGCCTCACAAGGctacacttgtgttttttttctctttctccccctatctctctgcctgggcggagctcacagctggctcccgcccttggctcTCACAGCTGTTGGCGATCAGCTGATTATCCGTCTTCTATTTGAGGCTGGGTCACAGATCCTCTCATCGCGGGATGATTGCGCTACTGACGTTAGTCTACCTTTCCAGCTCCCGTGGTCTTACACCTTTATGCCTTCGTGATTTGTGAGTGATATCTCCCTTTCCCTGTTCCAGCTTATCTTCCCGGACCTGTGACCTCCCCGCGGTACGAACGTGTGTGAGGACGTGAGCgagcgtgagagagagagagccttccCCTAATCCCCTGGAACCCTGAATTTCCCGTCACTGTATATATTATTGCACGGGTGTGTAAATAAATTGTGTTTTGAGACATCAACCtgctctgcgcttgagtccctgCTTTCAGCCCATGACAATaatatctttattttattttattattaatttatttgttgttCCCAGAGAGCAAGCCAAACACTGGTCCTGACTATCTCTAGTAGTGGTGCACTACTAGTGAATGACCGGTGAATGTGGGGCGACGGTggcaagaaaaaactccctcctGGAGGAAGAAATCTTGGGAGGAACCAGGCTCTCTGGGAGGACCCTTCCTCCTAAGGGCAATACTTACCAGCGGTCTGAGACGACGGTTGTTCCTTCTCAGCACGATGATGGCTCTAACTTGCTTCCACACCCTGTTTTAGAATGAAGAGAAAAATGATTAACAAGGTAATAGGACATTTCAAAATTCTCTCAGCTGCTGTGTCTTCTTACGTTTCTCTTGTAAAACAGGATGTAGGCAGACTGCTGCTGTTCCTCAAAAACTGCCGATCCAGTTGTGTGGAGCACCCGTGCATCATTATAGGTGAGCCAATGATCTGATGTAGACTGTGGGCTCTCCTCAGGATGCACAGAATGACAGATGTAGTGTCCTAAGATCACATTAAGACAAATGAATCCAACTTCTAAAAGTCAACTGATTCAAGCAAACAGTGGTTTGGACTTAGTGCTTCTTAAAACATCAAAAGCTTTTGTGTGTGAGTCCTTCACTCAAAAgtagcattttctgtttgtaacAAGTCAGTTGTTTTACCTGATTCTGTGCCTCCATAGTGACTAATGATGCTTATGAGTTCATAACGGCCATCACCCTGAGAAGGAACAAATCCAAAGATCAGTTTCATAAAGTCTCACATCAGTGCGATAATTAAGCTGATTCTCTGAGATGTTCTGCAGTCTGTTTTTACCTGTTTGGATGACACCACCAAGTCCCTCTGCAGCCTGACGGGGTCATTCACCTTCTGAAGCTTGTGGGTTTTTGTAAAGCCAAACCTCTTCAGGTGAAAGATGAGAACTctggcagaaaagaaaaaaaaacccaaggtacaaaataagaagaatgagtGTCAAACACAAACCGAAGATGGGAGAAAATGACTGCTCAAGTGTTGTCTTAAAAACTCTGATGTTTAGTGCGCCACAGTTTGGAAATCAGGTCAGTCGATCAATTCTGATGTGACCTTACTCACCTTGGCAGTGTATCAAAAGACTGCTTCAATTCCGAGGTCGTCCCTCCACAGTCACAAGTAAATTCGATTTTTTGTTCCTAAACAACGGCAAAGAGAAAACAGGCTTTatggtagaaaaaaaaaatcacaacctatgcacacacacaagatcagTGATACTACATCTCTACTGGAATTTGTGATCTTACCTTCAAGTATGTCCCTAACATGTCCTCAACAGACCCCTCTGGAACCAGGTCAAGGGACAAGCTTGTAAATTCCTCCTGTTGTGATGACTGGTGACCGCAGCTACACATTTAAGGAGTAACGTAGTTAAAGTAACGATCAAGTAGGTGGAAAAGAGGTATATGAAAATGTTGCAATCAGCCCTGTGTTTCTGAAAGACTGGCTTACCTCTTGCATGTCCTCATGTTTTCCATTTTGAAAACATGATGGTCTTCTACTGGGCAGGTATAACTTCGGCCCAGGAGAGCTGCTTCCCTCTTCAGGTGAGGTGAGAGGCTTTTCACCTCATTGAGGAAAAAGGTTAGGAATTCATGAGcgtcctgaaagaaaaacacagaggagattTAGAACATAAACATTAGAAggtaaagcaaaaaacaaaatgtccaaATAGCTGACGCACTTTCTGTGCACTGCCTTCGTATTCAGGAACCTGTTGGCTGAATGCCTTCTTAAAAGACATTAGGCGGCGTTTTTTAAGGTCATAATCTCTTGATTCATGACAGTTCCTGATGTTCATGAGCCTTCTGTAAAAAGGAAAGGGTAAACAGACATTTCTGGTGTTAGATATCTTTGTTCTTCAGGTTTCTGAAGAAAGTAGAAGGTTGACGTAGCGCACCTTAAGAGCCGAGCTTCTGGGACTGCTCTCCACAAAGTCTCCTGACGGCTGACATCTCTAATGAACTCCTCATTGTTGAAGAGGCTCTGCAGGCAGGAGTTCATGTAGCAGCTGTTTACAATGTTTGGAAACCtgccacacatacacaaagtttACACTATCAGTGTAAAATAACTCATTTCCACTTTGACAAAGAGAGCTTTGGTCCTCGTGCACCACGTGTACTCACCCGAAGCGGTCCACAGTCtgaactttatttttctttttttttctatccttCAAATTTTTCCCTAAACTATTgcaaaaaggtaaaaacacaaacacacaattagGAAAGATGTCAAGAAGCTAAGCagtgtatgtgcatgtatgcATGAGCTTTGAAGTTTAAACATTTTGGAGGACGTTTTTCTCTTACATGTCAAACACCTGCTCCAATCCATCCTCTTGTGCCAGAAACTCCATAAGCAAAGTGTCCCAACTCAGGTCTGATGGCTCACTATGTTCAGTGGTGTTTCTAACCTGGTTGGAACTTTCACCACATTCCTTATGGGTGCTGCTGCAtgcagaaagaagaaaggagTCAGGGATGCATAGCAAGCACAACaggacaacaaacaaacattgtcTCTCTGGAGAAAAGCATTCAAACATCTAATTCTTATTGTGATCAGCAATCGGCCAAAATATTAAAAGCACTTACCTGGGATTGTCTGTAGTTATGACCTGTACTAGGTCCTCTGAACTGTTCAGTGGAGGCTTGATGTCCAGTTCTTGGCCTTTTGTTTCTAGGCAGTCTTCTTTTGGTGGTGCTGCCTCAGCAAGTGTACAGTCCTGCTGCAGGTTCTTTAATctgcaaaaatatacaaatatatagaaGATTAAGTATCAAATCTGCAACCAGAAGGATCCCAAAAgaatttttctttaaagtgaGAAGATTAAAGTTTCCCTTACTTGTCACTCTTTTTATCAGGTTCCCCTGTTGTTTCTGGAGCAACCAGTTCTCGACCTTTTGTTTCTAGGCAGTCTTCTTTTGGTGGTGCTGCCTCGGCAGGAGTACAGTCCTGCTGCATGTTCTTTAATctgcaaaaatatacaaatatatagaaGATTAAGTATCAAATCTGCAACCAGAAGGATCCCAAAAgaatttttctttaaagtgaGAAGATTAAAGTTTCCCTTACTTGTCACTCTTTTTATCAGGTTCCCCTGTTGTTTCTGAAGCAACCAGTTCTCGACCTTTTGTTTCTAGGCAGTCTTCTTTTGGTGGTGCTGCCTCGGCAGGAGTACAGTCCTGCTGCATGTTCTTTAATctgcaaaaatatacaaatatatagaaGATTAAGTATCAAATCTGCAACCAGAAGGATCCCAAAAgaatttttctttaaagtgaGAAGATTAAAGTTTCCCTTACTTGTCACTCTTTTTATCAGGTTCCCCTGTTGTTTCTGGAGCAACCAGTTCTCGACCTTTTGTTTCTAGGCAGTCTTCTTTTGGTGGTGCTGCCTTGGCAGGTGTACAGTCCTGCTGCAGGTTCTTTAATctgcaaaaatatacaaatatatagaaGATTAAGTATCAAATCTGCAACCAGAAGGATCCCAaaagattttttctttaaagtgagAAGATTAAAGTTTCCCTTACTTGTCACTCTTTTTATCAGGTTCCCCTGTTGTTTCTGGAGCAACCTGGTTTCTTCTCTGTAGAAAGAAACCAAAAGACAGGACATAGCTGTGTGCTTCATTGCTCTTAATTGCTCCCATTTCATTGTGATGAATAAATGCTTGATGATAGTGACTCTTTCCATAAAACATACCTTCCAGAATTTGAAAATAGACCAGCGGGACTTTTTCTGTGGCTTTACAGTGGGGGTCTCTGCCTCTGTATCGCTGTCAGTTTCCTGTAGAGAACGAACAAACATAatgttattaaaaaagaaaagtcacttaaaattaacaaatacattttaaggAAAATATGCATTTCATATGTCTTCTGTAAAAGCAAACcgagaaacagcagaagaagtgtctccattttattttcttcttcttctttatacCATTTTCATGGTTAGGTGTTGTGGCAGCAACAGAAGCATCCGGGACGCTGATCGAGGACAAAagtgtaaatgttatttttcaaagtGGAAATTTTTAACAAGGAGCGCATCCTGGATattgcaaataaaaaataataactgttATGAAATaccaaaatgaacaaaatcatgtattttgtacatttacactCTATATTTTCAACTAATCTCTGAATCGATATAAATAATAGACAAAACTAGAAGTAGTAAAAACGATATAAACACACAAGgcggaagaaaaacaacaataaaagggaaataaaacagCTCACACTAAACCACTGCTATAAAT from Maylandia zebra isolate NMK-2024a linkage group LG15, Mzebra_GT3a, whole genome shotgun sequence includes the following:
- the LOC112436003 gene encoding ubiquitin carboxyl-terminal hydrolase 37-like isoform X1, with translation MQQDCTPAEAAPPKEDCLETKGRELVAPETTGEPDKKSDKLKNLQQDCTLAEAAPPKEDCLETKGQELDIKPPLNSSEDLVQVITTDNPSSTHKECGESSNQVRNTTEHSEPSDLSWDTLLMEFLAQEDGLEQVFDILGKNLKDRKKKKNKVQTVDRFGFPNIVNSCYMNSCLQSLFNNEEFIRDVSRQETLWRAVPEARLLRRLMNIRNCHESRDYDLKKRRLMSFKKAFSQQVPEYEGSAQKDAHEFLTFFLNEVKSLSPHLKREAALLGRSYTCPVEDHHVFKMENMRTCKSCGHQSSQQEEFTSLSLDLVPEGSVEDMLGTYLKEQKIEFTCDCGGTTSELKQSFDTLPRVLIFHLKRFGFTKTHKLQKVNDPVRLQRDLVVSSKQGDGRYELISIISHYGGTESGHYICHSVHPEESPQSTSDHWLTYNDARVLHTTGSAVFEEQQQSAYILFYKRNGVEAS
- the LOC112436003 gene encoding ubiquitin carboxyl-terminal hydrolase 37-like isoform X2 produces the protein MQQDCTPAEAAPPKEDCLETKGRELVAPETTGEPDKKSDKLKNLQQDCTLAEAAPPKEDCLETKGQELDIKPPLNSSEDLVQVITTDNPSTHKECGESSNQVRNTTEHSEPSDLSWDTLLMEFLAQEDGLEQVFDILGKNLKDRKKKKNKVQTVDRFGFPNIVNSCYMNSCLQSLFNNEEFIRDVSRQETLWRAVPEARLLRRLMNIRNCHESRDYDLKKRRLMSFKKAFSQQVPEYEGSAQKDAHEFLTFFLNEVKSLSPHLKREAALLGRSYTCPVEDHHVFKMENMRTCKSCGHQSSQQEEFTSLSLDLVPEGSVEDMLGTYLKEQKIEFTCDCGGTTSELKQSFDTLPRVLIFHLKRFGFTKTHKLQKVNDPVRLQRDLVVSSKQGDGRYELISIISHYGGTESGHYICHSVHPEESPQSTSDHWLTYNDARVLHTTGSAVFEEQQQSAYILFYKRNGVEAS
- the LOC143412758 gene encoding uncharacterized protein LOC143412758, translating into MFKRFFLRKRSKNQNVAEKEIPSTSQQSVPDASVAATTPNHENGIKKKKKIKWRHFFCCFSETDSDTEAETPTVKPQKKSRWSIFKFWKRRNQVAPETTGEPDKKSDKLKNLQQDCTPAKAAPPKEDCLETKGRELVAPETTGEPDKKSDKLKNMQQDCTPAEAAPPKEDCLETKGRELVASETTGEPDKKSDK